In the genome of Mycobacterium kansasii ATCC 12478, one region contains:
- a CDS encoding DUF2384 domain-containing protein: protein MKGSAAPALGALLAKHQIGLTVDEVLNELDSAFAAIPAAATLSAAEVDFLRKHAEPSMATAIDRWSADDERQARARVALRQLTSAVSGSVSIKEAAVLLGVDRSRVSRRITGKQLWAFDLQGTRRLPKWQFLGNELLPGLDLIVPAIPPGSTPAVLDVFMHTPQPDFDGRTPIEHLAAGGDASLVAGFIRDLGRW, encoded by the coding sequence ATGAAAGGGTCTGCAGCTCCCGCGCTAGGCGCTCTACTCGCGAAACATCAAATCGGCCTCACCGTCGACGAGGTCCTCAACGAGCTTGACTCTGCATTTGCAGCAATTCCTGCAGCGGCCACCTTGTCAGCGGCGGAAGTGGACTTCCTGCGCAAGCACGCCGAACCCAGCATGGCGACGGCTATTGACCGATGGTCAGCTGACGATGAACGGCAGGCTCGGGCCCGCGTCGCGTTGCGGCAACTCACCAGCGCAGTCTCAGGATCCGTCAGCATAAAAGAAGCCGCCGTCCTCCTCGGCGTCGACCGGTCCCGCGTGTCACGACGCATCACCGGAAAACAGTTATGGGCCTTCGACCTCCAAGGAACCCGGCGCCTCCCCAAGTGGCAGTTCCTTGGTAATGAACTGCTTCCCGGGTTGGACTTGATCGTCCCGGCGATACCACCTGGCAGCACCCCCGCGGTGCTCGATGTGTTCATGCATACTCCGCAGCCCGACTTTGACGGCCGGACACCGATCGAACACCTGGCCGCTGGCGGTGACGCCTCATTGGTCGCCGGATTCATACGGGATCTCGGCCGCTGGTGA
- a CDS encoding RES family NAD+ phosphorylase, protein MSPRSKPKVPRTPPEKLTRQPDDSTSYTGTLWRIHRTEGEHVLPWNKLRTFGPLPSMRWDPHPDAEPSMRAEGVLYAAADVATGLAEVYQTTRVIDTRAGAPTLTAWKPQRKLRLLDLSGTWLLRNSASAALLAAPRSICRRWARAIYTTWPELDGLYVPSTMTGRPNIVLWTAAADSLPALPSFSRPLSHPLVWSITQAAASEIGYRIL, encoded by the coding sequence GTGAGCCCGCGCTCCAAACCCAAGGTCCCCAGGACGCCCCCAGAAAAGCTCACCCGGCAACCTGACGACAGCACCAGCTACACCGGCACGCTCTGGCGGATCCACCGCACCGAAGGAGAGCACGTACTGCCCTGGAACAAGCTACGCACCTTCGGGCCGCTGCCCTCAATGCGCTGGGATCCACATCCCGACGCTGAACCCAGCATGCGCGCCGAGGGCGTCCTGTACGCGGCAGCCGATGTCGCAACCGGCCTCGCGGAGGTCTACCAAACCACGCGCGTGATCGATACCCGTGCCGGCGCTCCAACTCTCACCGCCTGGAAGCCCCAACGGAAACTACGTCTGCTCGACCTGTCTGGAACGTGGCTGCTCCGCAACAGTGCATCAGCTGCGCTGCTAGCGGCACCTCGCTCCATATGCCGCCGGTGGGCCCGCGCTATCTACACGACCTGGCCCGAACTCGACGGGCTATACGTCCCGTCGACTATGACTGGCCGCCCGAACATTGTGCTGTGGACTGCCGCCGCGGATTCGCTACCCGCGTTGCCTTCGTTCTCCCGCCCACTCAGCCACCCGCTGGTCTGGTCGATCACGCAAGCAGCAGCCTCTGAGATCGGCTACCGCATCCTGTGA
- a CDS encoding EspA/EspE family type VII secretion system effector, producing MTGPVGWVEDPEFVKLLDALTEENVGTLFSNQGPPELVPELAPEPGPELPPEPDTSDISDNNPEQRLLRGSVVCFGTFSALAGMLGWLGHASPDPGDRLVASGSMFDDVSAHIAALGPDGGWQGSAAQAYLAQILAQSQRAKLMRDLDRRTRGLVSTQAQAVADTRAWLIHEMIIVAAVGISCLALEESGLPGGQQVSLAVAVVVCTAALGVAIYKLVWLKHTTSQNAHNLQGLTQRLTAIATTSPTLPDAIPGLPDVPAAPSPITGPPDDTGPLPKTPDISLALADLTGSPEFSVSDLPRPGFPDFGAPGLAIPEVAGLPHPATASELAALPDFSGALAAVPTMAQLTAALGQLTGLSGAAGGLSQLTTMAGQQAQMISALAQQGTQQHASLADQVTKDDDNAGAAAGATTAEHAPVDDASRSLQRRQRVL from the coding sequence ATGACAGGACCTGTTGGATGGGTTGAAGATCCAGAATTTGTCAAGTTGCTCGACGCCTTAACGGAGGAGAACGTTGGGACGCTGTTCAGCAACCAGGGTCCGCCCGAACTAGTCCCCGAGTTGGCGCCCGAACCAGGCCCCGAGTTGCCCCCCGAGCCGGACACTTCCGACATCTCGGACAACAATCCGGAGCAGCGGTTGTTGCGGGGATCCGTTGTTTGCTTCGGGACCTTCAGCGCCCTTGCCGGCATGCTGGGATGGCTGGGCCATGCAAGCCCCGATCCGGGTGATCGGTTGGTGGCCAGCGGGTCGATGTTCGACGACGTCAGCGCCCACATCGCGGCCCTTGGCCCCGACGGCGGCTGGCAGGGCAGCGCGGCGCAGGCCTACTTGGCCCAGATCCTCGCGCAATCACAACGAGCGAAATTGATGCGTGATCTCGACCGGCGCACCAGAGGTCTGGTTTCTACTCAGGCCCAAGCCGTTGCGGACACGCGCGCCTGGCTGATTCACGAGATGATCATCGTCGCGGCGGTGGGCATTAGTTGCCTGGCGCTGGAAGAATCGGGGCTGCCCGGAGGCCAACAAGTGTCGCTTGCCGTGGCAGTAGTTGTTTGCACCGCCGCACTTGGTGTGGCCATTTACAAATTGGTGTGGTTAAAGCACACGACATCCCAAAATGCGCACAACCTGCAGGGGCTGACCCAGAGATTGACCGCGATCGCCACGACGTCACCGACACTGCCGGATGCGATTCCCGGGCTACCCGACGTACCCGCAGCGCCGTCGCCTATCACCGGCCCGCCCGACGACACCGGGCCCCTGCCCAAGACACCCGACATCTCGTTGGCGTTGGCGGACCTAACCGGCTCGCCCGAATTCAGCGTGTCCGACCTGCCGAGGCCCGGTTTCCCCGATTTCGGTGCGCCCGGGCTGGCTATCCCCGAGGTGGCCGGACTGCCCCATCCGGCCACCGCAAGCGAACTCGCGGCCCTGCCCGACTTTTCGGGCGCCTTGGCCGCTGTTCCCACGATGGCTCAGCTAACGGCAGCCCTGGGCCAGCTCACCGGGCTGTCGGGGGCGGCCGGCGGGCTTAGCCAACTCACCACCATGGCCGGCCAACAGGCACAAATGATCTCCGCGCTGGCCCAGCAGGGCACCCAACAGCATGCCAGCCTGGCCGATCAGGTCACCAAAGACGACGACAACGCCGGCGCCGCCGCCGGCGCAACCACCGCAGAGCATGCTCCCGTCGACGATGCAAGCCGCTCCCTCCAGCGCCGGCAGCGTGTGCTGTGA
- a CDS encoding protein kinase domain-containing protein: MAGQDAVGGTPFGRYRLVELLGHGGMGEVWRAHDTGTDRIVAIKLLHPHFSDNEEFKRRFRREAHAAARLNTPHAIPIYDYGEIDGRLYMCMRLIEGRDLQSVLAEGAARPRMGPPHHRTSR, translated from the coding sequence GTGGCAGGACAGGACGCTGTGGGCGGTACGCCGTTCGGTCGCTACCGCTTGGTGGAGTTATTGGGTCACGGCGGCATGGGTGAGGTGTGGCGCGCGCATGACACCGGCACCGACAGAATCGTCGCAATCAAACTCCTTCACCCTCACTTCTCCGACAACGAGGAGTTTAAGCGGCGGTTTCGCCGCGAAGCCCACGCCGCGGCAAGGCTCAACACGCCACACGCGATCCCGATCTACGACTACGGCGAAATCGATGGCCGCCTGTATATGTGCATGCGCCTGATTGAGGGCCGTGACCTGCAAAGCGTGCTGGCCGAGGGGGCCGCTCGACCCCGCATGGGCCCTCCGCATCATCGAACAAGTCGCTAA
- a CDS encoding glycosyltransferase, producing the protein MLLSGDNRRGLEEVFDHPRERHVSNPNALAGIRCTADAFASGRLGATLRSSAAIAMSQQLSVAIVIPAHNEERFIGKCLDACLSQTSAPDEIIVVNNKSSDNTVSIVRRYQEENPHIDIRLLNQNEHLGIAPTRNCGFDHARSQIIGRIDADSVVDTDWVETIRQCFQDSAIDAVTGPVHYYDIPLRGPIFRIDRMVRRNLHRTATDQRFLLGANMAIRTSAWQAVRHLTQLDLEDRLHEDIDLALTLFKNNFEIAYESTMVVGASGRRVECSPLDFFRYATRYTRTTKAHGVKSRSARITIAVLMLGYVPVRTLRFFYDAENNRFTRKRSGTGGGTKSTDY; encoded by the coding sequence ATGCTGCTATCGGGCGATAACCGCCGTGGGCTCGAAGAGGTTTTCGACCACCCGCGAGAGCGACACGTCTCGAACCCCAATGCGTTAGCCGGGATTCGTTGCACCGCTGATGCTTTCGCATCAGGCCGGCTCGGCGCGACATTGCGATCTAGCGCGGCCATCGCCATGTCTCAGCAGCTGTCCGTGGCAATCGTTATCCCTGCGCATAATGAAGAACGCTTTATCGGCAAATGTCTTGACGCCTGCCTCAGCCAAACGTCGGCGCCGGACGAAATAATCGTTGTCAATAACAAGTCGAGTGACAACACCGTATCGATCGTGCGCCGGTATCAAGAAGAGAACCCCCATATCGACATACGGCTGCTCAACCAGAATGAGCATCTGGGTATCGCGCCGACGCGTAACTGTGGGTTCGACCACGCGCGCAGTCAGATCATCGGCCGGATCGATGCCGATTCCGTTGTTGACACGGATTGGGTCGAGACGATTCGCCAGTGTTTTCAAGACTCCGCCATCGACGCGGTCACCGGCCCGGTCCACTATTACGACATTCCGCTGCGTGGGCCGATATTCAGAATCGACCGCATGGTCCGCCGCAACCTGCATCGCACGGCAACCGATCAACGGTTCCTCTTGGGCGCCAACATGGCAATCCGGACCTCGGCGTGGCAGGCGGTACGTCATCTCACGCAGCTGGATCTGGAAGACCGACTCCACGAAGACATCGATCTTGCACTGACACTGTTCAAGAATAATTTCGAGATCGCATACGAATCCACGATGGTGGTGGGCGCGTCTGGCCGCCGGGTGGAATGCTCACCGCTCGACTTTTTTCGCTACGCGACGCGTTATACCAGGACGACAAAGGCGCACGGCGTCAAGAGTCGTTCGGCACGTATAACGATTGCCGTTCTCATGCTGGGATATGTGCCGGTCCGAACACTGCGGTTCTTTTATGACGCCGAGAACAATCGGTTCACGCGCAAGCGCTCCGGGACGGGCGGCGGAACGAAATCGACCGACTACTGA